One part of the Archangium lipolyticum genome encodes these proteins:
- the serA gene encoding phosphoglycerate dehydrogenase, which yields MSTPKFPSPSTPVSIDGPLKVLLLENIHPSAEEMLKAEGFSVERLKGALKPDELEQRIQGVHLLGIRSKTNVWEPALAKAPHLLAVGAFCIGTNQVDLKAANTHGVPVFNAPFSNTRSVAELVIAEIIMLTRQLGDRSREVHAGQWRKVATGSHEVRGKTLGIIGYGHIGSQLGVLAESMGMRVIFYDVMTKLPLGNSRPTTSLNELLETADFVTLHVPATPSTEWMIGERELAKMRQGSYLINASRGTVVDIGALAKALKSGHLAGAAVDVYPEEPETNSDGFVSELQGLPNVILTPHIGGSTEEAQASIGKEVATSLIKFVRNGATTGAVNFPQVETPLIPNTHRILNVHRNTPGVLRDINKIVSDLNANIHAQVLSTDANIGYLVMDLDQDVANPVCQAIAGLQTDIKTRIVS from the coding sequence ATGAGCACGCCCAAGTTCCCGTCGCCTTCCACACCGGTCTCCATCGATGGTCCCCTGAAGGTCCTGTTGCTCGAGAACATCCACCCGTCCGCCGAGGAGATGCTCAAGGCGGAGGGCTTCTCGGTGGAGCGGCTCAAGGGAGCGCTCAAGCCGGACGAGCTGGAGCAACGCATCCAGGGCGTCCACCTGCTGGGCATCCGCAGCAAGACGAACGTGTGGGAGCCGGCCCTGGCCAAGGCGCCCCACCTGCTGGCGGTGGGGGCCTTCTGCATCGGCACCAACCAGGTGGACCTGAAGGCGGCCAACACGCACGGCGTGCCCGTCTTCAACGCCCCCTTCAGCAACACGCGCAGCGTGGCGGAGCTGGTGATCGCGGAGATCATCATGCTCACCCGCCAGCTCGGAGACCGGAGCCGGGAGGTGCACGCGGGCCAGTGGCGCAAGGTGGCCACGGGCAGCCACGAGGTGCGCGGCAAGACGCTGGGCATCATCGGGTACGGGCACATCGGCTCGCAGCTGGGCGTGCTGGCCGAGTCCATGGGCATGCGCGTCATCTTCTACGACGTGATGACGAAGCTGCCGCTGGGCAACTCGCGCCCCACGACCTCGCTGAACGAGCTGCTGGAGACGGCGGACTTCGTGACGCTGCACGTGCCGGCCACGCCGTCCACCGAGTGGATGATTGGGGAGCGCGAGCTGGCGAAGATGCGCCAGGGCAGCTACCTCATCAACGCGAGCCGGGGCACGGTGGTGGACATCGGCGCGCTGGCGAAGGCGCTCAAGTCGGGCCACCTGGCGGGCGCCGCGGTGGACGTGTACCCCGAGGAGCCGGAGACCAACAGCGACGGCTTCGTCTCCGAGCTGCAGGGGCTGCCCAACGTCATCCTCACCCCGCACATCGGCGGCTCGACGGAGGAGGCGCAGGCGTCCATCGGCAAGGAGGTGGCCACCTCGCTCATCAAGTTCGTGAGGAACGGGGCGACGACGGGGGCGGTGAACTTCCCGCAGGTGGAGACGCCGCTGATTCCGAACACGCACCGCATCCTCAACGTGCACCGCAACACGCCGGGCGTGCTGCGCGACATCAACAAGATCGTCTCGGATCTCAACGCCAACATCCACGCCCAGGTGCTCAGCACGGACGCCAACATCGGCTACCTGGTGATGGACCTGGACCAGGACGTGGCCAACCCGGTGTGCCAGGCGATCGCCGGCCTGCAGACGGACATCAAGACGCGCATCGTGTCCTGA
- a CDS encoding RNA polymerase sigma factor, which yields MNSICVSSQPTVAVLPGVLGFHGLVQQHERALHAVALRLCGNAADARDLVQDTFERALRHFDRFQEGTNGRAWLFTILRHCFISRCRSRTCERRSDVSVEDMQEHLAAPEAEPLQAWAAFSLEQIHAALERLPVEFSEVYRLHSLEGRSYEEIARQLRIPKATVGTRLIRARRKLRDLLMPPQVEEGGMGSRGTGWSEGRAQLPV from the coding sequence ATGAATTCCATCTGCGTGTCGTCCCAGCCCACCGTGGCCGTTCTTCCCGGGGTCCTCGGGTTCCACGGCCTCGTCCAACAGCACGAGCGCGCGCTGCACGCCGTTGCCCTGCGCCTGTGCGGCAACGCGGCCGATGCGCGCGACCTGGTGCAGGACACCTTCGAGCGCGCGCTGCGCCACTTCGACCGCTTCCAGGAGGGCACGAATGGCCGGGCCTGGCTGTTCACCATCCTGCGCCACTGCTTCATCAGCCGGTGCCGCAGCCGGACGTGTGAGCGGCGGAGCGATGTCTCCGTGGAGGACATGCAGGAGCACCTCGCGGCCCCCGAGGCCGAGCCTCTTCAAGCCTGGGCGGCCTTCTCGCTCGAGCAGATCCACGCCGCGCTGGAGCGGCTTCCGGTGGAGTTCAGCGAGGTGTACCGGCTCCACTCGCTCGAGGGCCGCTCCTACGAGGAGATCGCCCGGCAGCTGCGCATCCCGAAGGCCACCGTGGGCACGCGGCTCATCCGCGCGCGGCGCAAGCTTCGCGATCTCCTGATGCCGCCGCAGGTGGAGGAGGGCGGCATGGGTTCTCGTGGAACGGGCTGGAGCGAGGGCCGGGCGCAGCTCCCGGTGTAG
- a CDS encoding lytic transglycosylase domain-containing protein, with amino-acid sequence MRRKRASGVPWVKVGLWALAPLVLLNLAVAFFGDTRVSPLSLSFLREKAHALAAYARHRPSCLLEGHPELEPLIRDAERRNRLPPGLLRALVEVESATRPHRISPAGAMGPGQLMPATASQLRVEDPFEPAPALDGSARYLAEQLARYRGDVRLAVAAYNAGPGNVAGRVPRNGETEFYVEKVLTAYERFRPRPPPRPTTRPAPAAKRQARPAVSRAQGS; translated from the coding sequence GTGCGGCGGAAACGGGCCAGCGGGGTTCCTTGGGTGAAGGTGGGGCTGTGGGCCCTCGCCCCTCTCGTGCTGCTCAATCTCGCGGTGGCCTTCTTCGGCGATACCCGCGTGTCTCCCCTCTCCCTCTCCTTCCTACGGGAGAAGGCACACGCCCTGGCCGCCTACGCGCGCCACCGTCCCTCCTGCCTCCTCGAGGGCCATCCGGAGCTCGAGCCCCTCATCCGTGACGCCGAGCGCCGCAACCGCCTGCCGCCCGGCCTGCTGCGGGCGCTCGTGGAGGTGGAGTCCGCCACCCGGCCCCACCGCATCTCCCCCGCGGGCGCCATGGGCCCCGGCCAGCTCATGCCCGCCACCGCGAGCCAGCTCCGGGTGGAGGACCCCTTCGAGCCGGCGCCCGCCCTGGACGGCAGCGCGCGCTACCTCGCCGAGCAACTCGCGCGTTACAGGGGCGACGTGAGGCTCGCGGTGGCCGCCTACAACGCCGGGCCCGGCAACGTGGCCGGCCGCGTGCCTCGCAACGGGGAGACGGAGTTCTACGTGGAGAAGGTGCTCACCGCCTACGAGCGCTTCCGGCCCCGCCCTCCTCCACGGCCCACGACGCGGCCCGCCCCCGCCGCGAAGCGCCAGGCCCGCCCCGCCGTGTCCCGCGCTCAGGGGAGCTGA
- a CDS encoding FAD-binding oxidoreductase produces the protein MANVLPEAFLRAIADGFPADFLTREPGELQEYGRDWTRVYSPAPSAVAFPRTTDEVARLLALCDQHRVAVVPSGGRTGLAGGAVAAKGELVLSLRRMTRMDPVDLLGNTVRVQAGAITEAVHHHCAEHGLTWPVDFASKGSSQVGGNIATNAGGVKVIRYGLTRQWVLGLQVVTAKGQVLELNGALEKNNTGTDLRQLFIGSEGTLGIITEATLKLAPLPGKQDVFLFAVPDVAAVLRLFREARRAPLLLSAYEFFTDKCLARLQRHRKLRSPFEAPSGCYVLMEAEGKDPSEVEGWLGSLFEKGLVTDGTMAQSPSQASELWALREGISESLSATGLPHKNDVSLPVANLEAFCSELDAVFSARYPGWEIALFGHIGDGNLHINIMKPEGMEKAEFLAHTKHADPTMFELVRKHGGSISAEHGIGLLKKDYLSFSRSPAELEMLRTLKRALDPNNILNPGKILEV, from the coding sequence ATGGCCAACGTGCTTCCCGAAGCATTCCTCCGCGCCATCGCGGATGGGTTTCCCGCGGATTTCCTCACCCGAGAGCCGGGCGAGCTCCAGGAGTACGGGCGCGATTGGACGCGCGTCTATTCACCGGCCCCCTCGGCGGTGGCCTTTCCTCGCACCACGGACGAGGTCGCGCGCCTGCTGGCCCTGTGCGACCAGCACCGGGTGGCGGTGGTGCCCTCCGGTGGGCGCACGGGCCTGGCCGGTGGCGCGGTGGCCGCGAAGGGTGAGCTGGTGCTGTCCCTGCGGCGGATGACCCGGATGGACCCGGTGGACCTGCTCGGCAACACGGTGCGTGTGCAGGCCGGCGCCATCACCGAGGCCGTGCACCACCACTGCGCCGAGCATGGCCTCACGTGGCCGGTGGACTTCGCCTCCAAGGGCTCGAGCCAGGTGGGCGGCAACATCGCCACCAACGCGGGTGGGGTGAAGGTCATCCGCTACGGCCTCACCCGCCAGTGGGTGCTGGGCCTGCAGGTGGTGACGGCCAAGGGCCAGGTGCTGGAGCTCAACGGCGCGCTGGAGAAGAACAACACCGGCACGGACCTGCGCCAGCTCTTCATCGGCAGCGAGGGCACGCTGGGCATCATCACCGAGGCCACGCTCAAGCTGGCGCCACTGCCGGGCAAGCAGGACGTGTTCCTCTTCGCCGTGCCGGACGTGGCCGCCGTGCTGCGGCTGTTCCGCGAAGCCCGCCGCGCCCCGCTGCTGCTGAGCGCCTACGAGTTCTTCACCGACAAGTGCCTGGCCCGGCTTCAGCGCCACCGCAAGCTGCGCTCGCCCTTCGAGGCCCCCAGTGGCTGCTACGTGCTGATGGAGGCCGAGGGGAAGGATCCCTCCGAGGTGGAGGGCTGGTTGGGCTCGCTCTTCGAGAAGGGGCTGGTGACGGACGGCACCATGGCGCAGAGCCCCTCGCAGGCCAGCGAGCTGTGGGCCCTGCGCGAGGGTATCAGCGAGAGCCTCTCCGCCACGGGGCTTCCACACAAGAACGACGTGTCCCTGCCGGTGGCCAACCTGGAGGCCTTCTGCTCCGAGCTGGACGCGGTCTTCAGCGCGCGCTACCCCGGCTGGGAGATCGCCCTGTTCGGGCACATCGGGGATGGCAACCTCCACATCAACATCATGAAGCCCGAGGGCATGGAGAAGGCCGAGTTCCTCGCTCATACGAAGCATGCCGACCCCACCATGTTCGAGCTGGTGCGCAAGCACGGCGGCAGCATCTCCGCCGAGCACGGCATCGGCCTGCTCAAGAAGGACTATCTGTCCTTCTCGCGCTCTCCCGCCGAGCTCGAGATGCTTCGCACCCTCAAGCGCGCCCTGGACCCGAACAACATCCTCAACCCGGGGAAGATCCTCGAGGTCTGA
- a CDS encoding TetR/AcrR family transcriptional regulator, which produces MATRKPSEHPVPPGGVREARRRERVKVLCDAALELFLARGLDGVTIDDITQAAGVAKGTFYRYFEDKAALVDFLLEPVRRELLQGLVACGEALETARDVEAMFEAYRAVAAIIAGAIVQHPGVVRLYLQECRGPAVGARVKLVEVARLISHHAVDITRKAHTHGLLRPIRPAVSGLAVVGAVERLLLAVLSEEEDVGNPLELPDALTTLVLDGLRLPRQGSPSGRRKLDGKPGRP; this is translated from the coding sequence ATGGCCACCCGAAAGCCCTCGGAGCATCCGGTCCCCCCGGGAGGAGTCCGGGAGGCCAGACGCCGCGAGCGGGTGAAGGTGCTCTGCGACGCGGCCCTCGAGCTCTTCCTGGCGCGCGGTCTGGACGGCGTCACCATCGACGACATCACCCAGGCGGCCGGCGTGGCCAAGGGCACCTTCTACCGGTACTTCGAGGACAAGGCGGCGCTGGTGGATTTCCTCCTGGAGCCGGTGCGCCGCGAGCTGCTCCAGGGGCTGGTGGCCTGCGGCGAGGCGTTGGAGACGGCGCGTGACGTGGAGGCCATGTTCGAGGCCTACCGCGCGGTGGCCGCCATCATCGCCGGCGCCATCGTCCAGCACCCGGGCGTGGTGCGGCTCTACCTCCAGGAGTGCCGCGGGCCGGCGGTGGGCGCCCGGGTGAAGCTCGTCGAGGTGGCGCGCCTCATCTCCCATCACGCGGTGGACATCACCCGCAAGGCCCACACCCACGGGCTGCTGCGCCCCATCCGCCCCGCCGTCAGCGGCCTGGCCGTGGTGGGCGCGGTGGAGCGCCTGCTGCTCGCCGTCCTCAGTGAGGAAGAGGACGTCGGCAACCCCCTGGAGCTGCCCGACGCGCTCACCACCCTCGTGTTGGATGGACTGCGCCTGCCCCGCCAGGGCTCGCCGTCCGGCCGCCGGAAGTTGGACGGGAAGCCCGGCCGCCCGTAA
- a CDS encoding autotransporter outer membrane beta-barrel domain-containing protein: MTTSVNPRSARSVCVLASMLTLAVAPCARAQVQEEPDVPASESEGSVTTPVTPSDPDTQEPPPWKTRFGVVAEAGAPDGVGLSALVHPMRRMRVTAGAARNRLGFGVRGGLTFIPFELFLSPRLDIGYSHYFKADYGALLNQLHGQPTPVATGIRELDYNLVTGSLGLEYSPSRYVTLFGAVGYSYWFASVRDVALFIRDEASTPGITAKPLSLSLTSPVAKLGLLIYFN; encoded by the coding sequence ATGACCACATCAGTCAATCCCAGGAGCGCCCGGTCCGTGTGCGTGCTCGCCAGCATGCTCACCCTGGCGGTAGCGCCGTGCGCCCGGGCGCAGGTGCAGGAGGAGCCGGACGTGCCGGCCTCGGAGTCAGAGGGCAGCGTGACCACCCCGGTGACGCCCTCCGACCCCGACACACAGGAGCCCCCTCCCTGGAAGACGCGGTTCGGCGTGGTGGCGGAGGCAGGCGCTCCGGACGGAGTGGGGCTCTCGGCGCTCGTTCATCCGATGCGCCGGATGCGAGTCACCGCCGGGGCCGCGAGGAACCGCCTGGGCTTCGGGGTGCGAGGGGGCCTCACGTTCATCCCATTCGAGCTCTTCCTCTCGCCCAGGCTGGACATCGGCTACAGCCACTACTTCAAGGCGGACTACGGCGCGCTGCTGAACCAGCTCCATGGCCAGCCCACCCCGGTGGCCACGGGCATCCGCGAGCTGGACTACAACCTGGTCACCGGCAGCCTGGGCCTGGAGTACTCGCCCTCGCGCTACGTGACGCTCTTCGGCGCCGTGGGGTACAGCTACTGGTTCGCCTCGGTGCGCGACGTGGCCCTCTTCATCCGCGATGAGGCCAGCACCCCTGGCATCACCGCGAAGCCCCTCTCACTCAGCCTCACCAGCCCGGTGGCGAAGCTGGGCCTCCTCATCTACTTCAACTGA
- a CDS encoding CBS domain-containing protein, producing MSHVVDDFMTRAVHTIGTKSPLSEAHRLMNDHAIRHLPVLEGGRLVGVVSMRDLHLIETLKGVDPKEVIVEEAMSQDAYTVPPGTSLSEVARTMAEHKYGSAVVARGGRVEGIFTTIDALKALDALLSSSRKPARKSTPRKAKTGKSTRATTKRPAGKRATKSPARKAAPARKAAPARKRGGR from the coding sequence ATGTCGCATGTCGTCGATGACTTCATGACCCGCGCCGTGCACACCATCGGCACGAAGAGTCCCCTGAGCGAGGCACACCGGCTCATGAACGACCACGCCATCCGCCACCTCCCCGTGTTGGAGGGAGGCAGGCTCGTGGGCGTGGTGTCCATGAGGGATCTGCACCTCATCGAGACGCTCAAGGGCGTGGACCCCAAGGAGGTCATCGTCGAGGAGGCCATGTCCCAGGATGCCTACACCGTGCCTCCTGGCACCTCGCTCTCCGAGGTGGCCCGCACCATGGCCGAGCACAAGTACGGCTCCGCCGTGGTGGCCCGCGGTGGCCGCGTGGAGGGCATCTTCACCACCATCGACGCGCTGAAGGCTCTGGACGCGCTCCTGTCCTCTTCCCGCAAGCCCGCCAGGAAGAGCACTCCGAGGAAGGCCAAGACCGGGAAGAGCACCCGGGCCACGACGAAGCGCCCGGCCGGAAAGCGCGCCACGAAGAGCCCCGCTCGCAAGGCCGCTCCCGCTCGCAAGGCCGCTCCCGCTCGCAAGCGTGGGGGACGTTAG
- a CDS encoding prolipoprotein diacylglyceryl transferase has product MTFPVFIPLGPWRLHPHLVFEALAYFLAARLFFWLKRRWADPLQPATRLGVVAGAALGAGLGSRLVHVLDELPLWAAGQVTSLQLLTGKSLVGGLLGGLLGVEIAKRMLGETRSTGDLFVLPLCLGIFLGRLGCFFTGLEDHTYGLPTSLPWGVDFGDGLSRHPTQLYEAAFMVLVAAMSLALRQREAREGDLFRRFMVLDLAFRLGVDFLKPDPRLWLGMSAIQWACVAGLLYYARDFPRLWLRRVQPGAVVVLLVCATSVLL; this is encoded by the coding sequence ATGACCTTTCCCGTCTTCATCCCCCTCGGCCCCTGGCGGTTGCACCCCCACCTCGTCTTCGAAGCGCTGGCGTACTTCCTCGCGGCCCGGCTCTTCTTCTGGCTGAAGCGGCGGTGGGCGGACCCGCTGCAGCCCGCGACGCGGCTGGGCGTGGTGGCGGGAGCGGCCCTGGGGGCGGGCCTCGGGTCCCGCCTGGTGCATGTGTTGGACGAGCTGCCCCTGTGGGCCGCGGGCCAGGTGACGAGCCTGCAGCTGCTCACGGGCAAGTCGCTCGTGGGGGGGTTGCTGGGAGGGCTGTTGGGGGTCGAGATCGCCAAGCGGATGCTGGGCGAGACGCGAAGCACGGGGGACCTCTTCGTGCTGCCGCTGTGTCTGGGCATCTTCCTGGGGCGCCTGGGCTGCTTCTTCACCGGGCTGGAGGACCACACCTATGGGCTGCCCACCTCGCTGCCCTGGGGCGTGGACTTCGGAGATGGCCTGAGCCGCCACCCCACCCAGCTCTACGAGGCCGCCTTCATGGTGTTGGTGGCGGCGATGAGCCTGGCGCTGCGCCAGCGTGAGGCCCGGGAGGGAGACCTCTTCCGCCGCTTCATGGTGCTGGACCTGGCCTTCCGCCTCGGAGTGGACTTCCTCAAGCCGGACCCCCGCCTCTGGCTGGGCATGAGTGCCATTCAATGGGCCTGTGTGGCGGGCCTGCTCTACTACGCGCGGGACTTCCCCCGGCTGTGGCTCCGGCGGGTCCAACCGGGCGCGGTGGTGGTGCTCCTCGTTTGTGCCACGAGCGTGCTCCTGTAG
- a CDS encoding radical SAM protein encodes MSHRVRPYLFYDTAISICSTCYQRVEGKILFADGKVLLQKRCPRHGFERVLLADDVDYYKRAREIFIKPPEQPQRYNTPIRWGCPYDCGICPDHEQHSCLTLVELTDQCNLRCPICYASSGPERLTHRSFEQVVRMLDAVVANEGEPDVVQLSGGEPTLHPDFFRILEEARQRPIRHLMVNTNGIRIAKDEAFAERLASYRKGLEVYLQFDSFEREPLMSLRGADLRSVRQQALERLNALDVSTTLVVTLKKGLNDGEVGRIVDFAAQQPCVRGVTFQPIQEAGRLEGYDPARDRLTLTEVRRRILEQTSLFAPEDLIPVPCHPDSLCMGYALKQEGQVVPLTRYVPPELLVEGARNTIVYEKDTQLQQRLFQLFSTNHSPQSSSRSLSDLLCCLPQVQVPGGLTYRNVFRVLIMQFIDAQAFDLRSVKKSCVHIAHPDGRIIPFDTYNLFYRDDLERTRLAPLREALGAAGWV; translated from the coding sequence ATGAGCCATCGCGTCCGCCCCTACCTCTTCTACGACACGGCCATCTCCATCTGCTCCACCTGCTACCAGCGCGTGGAGGGGAAGATCCTCTTCGCGGACGGGAAGGTGCTGCTGCAGAAGCGCTGCCCGCGTCACGGCTTCGAGCGGGTGCTGCTGGCGGACGACGTGGACTACTACAAGCGCGCCCGGGAGATCTTCATCAAGCCTCCCGAGCAGCCGCAGCGCTACAACACGCCCATCCGCTGGGGGTGCCCGTACGACTGTGGCATCTGCCCGGACCATGAGCAGCACAGCTGTCTGACGCTGGTGGAGCTGACCGACCAATGCAACCTGCGCTGCCCCATCTGCTACGCCTCCAGCGGTCCGGAGCGGCTCACCCACCGGAGCTTCGAGCAGGTGGTGCGCATGTTGGACGCGGTGGTGGCCAACGAGGGCGAGCCGGACGTGGTGCAGCTCAGTGGCGGTGAGCCCACGCTGCACCCGGACTTCTTCCGCATCCTCGAGGAGGCCCGTCAGCGGCCCATCCGCCACCTGATGGTGAACACCAACGGCATCCGCATCGCGAAGGACGAGGCCTTCGCCGAGCGCCTGGCGTCCTACCGCAAGGGGCTGGAGGTGTACCTGCAGTTCGACTCCTTCGAGCGCGAGCCGCTGATGTCCCTGCGAGGGGCGGATCTGCGCTCGGTGCGGCAGCAGGCGCTCGAGCGCCTCAACGCGTTGGATGTGAGCACCACGCTGGTGGTGACGCTGAAGAAGGGGCTCAACGACGGAGAGGTGGGCCGCATCGTGGACTTCGCGGCCCAGCAGCCCTGCGTGCGCGGCGTCACCTTCCAGCCCATCCAGGAGGCGGGGCGGCTGGAGGGTTATGACCCGGCCAGGGACAGGCTGACGCTGACGGAGGTGCGGCGGCGCATCCTCGAGCAGACGTCCCTGTTCGCTCCGGAGGACCTCATCCCGGTGCCCTGCCATCCGGACAGCCTGTGCATGGGCTACGCGCTCAAGCAGGAAGGCCAGGTGGTTCCGCTCACCCGGTACGTGCCACCGGAGCTGCTCGTGGAGGGGGCGCGCAACACCATCGTCTACGAGAAGGACACCCAGCTCCAGCAGCGCCTCTTCCAGCTCTTCTCCACCAACCACTCCCCCCAGTCCTCCTCGCGGAGCCTGTCGGACCTGCTGTGCTGCCTGCCCCAGGTCCAGGTGCCCGGGGGGCTGACGTACCGCAACGTCTTCAGGGTGCTCATCATGCAATTCATCGATGCCCAGGCCTTCGACCTGCGCAGTGTGAAGAAGAGCTGCGTGCACATCGCTCACCCGGATGGGCGCATCATCCCCTTCGACACCTACAACCTCTTCTACCGGGATGACCTGGAGCGCACGCGGCTGGCGCCCCTTCGCGAGGCCCTCGGCGCGGCGGGGTGGGTATGA
- a CDS encoding 3-deoxy-7-phosphoheptulonate synthase, whose protein sequence is MTARTENLNVVGFDHMPSPSEIKARVPLTARAADTVLSGRRALMDILDRKDPRFFVIVGPCSIHDPAAGLDYARRLRKLADTVRDTFHVVMRVYFEKPRTSTGWKGFINDPRMDDSFHIEEGMERGRRFLLDVAEAGLPAATEALDPIAPQYYGDLVSWTAIGARTAESQTHREMASGLSTPVGFKNSTDGSLEAAVNGILSASRPHSFLGLNEDGASAIIRTRGNTYGHLVLRGGGGRPNYDTVSISLAEQALTKAKLPCNVVVDCSHSNSWKKPELQPLVMRDVVHQIREGNRSVVGVMIESFIEAGNQPIPADLSQLRYGCSVTDACVGWDTTEEMLLRAHEVLREVVSKRGAK, encoded by the coding sequence ATGACTGCTCGCACTGAAAACCTGAATGTCGTCGGCTTCGATCACATGCCCTCTCCCTCGGAGATCAAGGCGAGGGTGCCGCTGACCGCACGTGCGGCCGACACCGTGCTCTCCGGCCGGCGCGCACTGATGGACATCCTGGACCGCAAGGATCCCCGGTTCTTCGTCATCGTGGGCCCGTGCTCCATCCATGATCCCGCCGCCGGCCTCGACTACGCGCGCCGGCTGCGCAAGCTCGCCGACACCGTGCGGGACACGTTCCACGTGGTGATGCGGGTGTATTTCGAGAAGCCTCGCACCTCCACCGGCTGGAAGGGCTTCATCAACGACCCTCGGATGGATGACTCCTTCCACATCGAGGAGGGCATGGAGCGGGGCCGCCGCTTCCTGCTGGACGTGGCCGAGGCCGGTCTCCCGGCCGCCACCGAGGCGCTCGACCCCATCGCCCCCCAGTACTACGGCGACCTGGTCTCCTGGACGGCCATCGGCGCCCGCACGGCCGAGTCCCAGACCCACCGCGAGATGGCCTCGGGGCTCTCCACGCCGGTGGGGTTCAAGAACAGCACGGATGGCTCACTGGAGGCGGCCGTCAACGGCATCCTCTCCGCTTCGCGCCCGCACAGCTTCCTGGGTCTGAACGAGGATGGCGCGTCGGCGATCATCCGCACCCGCGGCAACACCTACGGGCATCTGGTGCTGCGCGGTGGAGGCGGGCGGCCCAACTACGACACGGTCTCCATCTCCCTCGCCGAGCAGGCGCTCACCAAGGCGAAGCTGCCGTGCAACGTCGTCGTCGACTGCTCGCACTCCAACTCCTGGAAGAAGCCGGAGCTCCAGCCGCTGGTGATGCGCGACGTGGTGCATCAGATCCGCGAGGGCAACCGCTCGGTGGTGGGTGTGATGATCGAGAGCTTCATCGAGGCCGGCAATCAGCCCATCCCCGCCGACCTCTCGCAGTTGCGCTACGGCTGCTCGGTGACCGATGCCTGCGTGGGTTGGGACACCACCGAGGAGATGTTGCTGCGCGCCCACGAGGTGCTGCGCGAGGTGGTGTCGAAGCGCGGCGCGAAGTAG
- a CDS encoding SRPBCC family protein, with protein MLKKILLAFAALGGLVLLIGLVLPSKFRVERSTTINAPPEAVYASVANVQRWQDWSSWNVKTYPGIRWVFGGTAVGVGAVRSWSGEDVGRGTLSLTEADPKTGVAYDTSVEQGRYLMHGRISLAAVESGTRVTWVDEGDIGGNPFAHYAVPFIKSRLGAHLEEGLANLKKQLESGPPLAIEAPPVPASASPGEQVAAPAQPPASEQPPPAPLVEGTPPATGSTDGTQVIPPEGSQAAAPGEVAPTPSATTPPSGEQAPASPGVVAPPVEPAPSQPASSGEPVLAPTSTPAPAVDAGSAELKRAG; from the coding sequence ATGCTCAAGAAGATCCTGCTCGCCTTCGCGGCCCTCGGGGGGCTCGTCCTCCTCATTGGCCTCGTGCTGCCGTCGAAGTTCCGCGTCGAGCGCTCGACGACCATCAACGCTCCGCCCGAGGCGGTGTACGCCTCCGTGGCCAACGTCCAGCGCTGGCAGGACTGGTCCTCGTGGAACGTGAAGACGTACCCGGGCATCCGGTGGGTGTTCGGTGGGACGGCCGTGGGCGTCGGTGCCGTGCGCAGCTGGAGCGGCGAGGACGTGGGCCGCGGCACCCTCTCCCTCACCGAGGCGGACCCCAAGACGGGCGTGGCCTATGACACCTCGGTGGAGCAGGGCAGGTACCTGATGCACGGCCGCATCTCCCTCGCCGCCGTGGAGTCCGGCACCCGGGTGACCTGGGTGGACGAGGGCGACATCGGCGGCAACCCGTTCGCGCACTACGCCGTTCCCTTCATCAAGTCGAGGCTCGGGGCTCACCTCGAGGAGGGTCTCGCCAACCTGAAGAAGCAGTTGGAGTCGGGCCCGCCTCTCGCGATCGAGGCGCCGCCCGTCCCGGCTTCCGCTTCCCCGGGGGAGCAGGTCGCGGCGCCCGCGCAGCCGCCCGCTTCCGAGCAGCCGCCTCCGGCCCCGCTCGTGGAGGGCACTCCGCCGGCCACGGGTTCCACGGACGGGACGCAGGTGATCCCACCCGAGGGCTCGCAGGCGGCCGCTCCGGGGGAGGTGGCGCCCACGCCGTCGGCCACGACTCCTCCCTCCGGTGAGCAGGCTCCCGCCTCCCCGGGAGTGGTGGCTCCCCCGGTCGAGCCGGCTCCCTCGCAACCGGCTTCCTCGGGTGAGCCCGTGCTGGCTCCCACCTCGACTCCGGCTCCGGCGGTGGACGCGGGCTCCGCCGAGCTGAAACGGGCGGGATGA
- a CDS encoding sterol desaturase family protein → MIGIPLGLVYSNFGEWLLHRYVLHGLGKKRGSFWSFHWYEHHQRSRRHEMVDEQYRGPMWKWAPQSKEVLGLAAVVLGHLPFLKWAPGFVASVWASTVLYYIVHRRAHLDPEWAREHLPWHYDHHMGRDQNANWCVTFPLFDYVLGTRRKYLGAPAMAEARVPAA, encoded by the coding sequence ATGATCGGCATTCCACTGGGCCTGGTGTACTCCAATTTCGGGGAGTGGCTGCTGCACCGGTACGTGCTGCACGGGCTGGGCAAGAAGCGCGGGAGCTTCTGGAGCTTCCACTGGTACGAGCATCACCAGCGCTCGCGCCGCCACGAGATGGTGGACGAGCAGTACAGGGGGCCGATGTGGAAATGGGCTCCGCAGAGCAAGGAGGTGCTGGGGCTGGCGGCCGTCGTGCTGGGGCACCTGCCGTTCTTGAAGTGGGCTCCGGGCTTCGTGGCCTCGGTGTGGGCCTCGACAGTGCTGTACTACATCGTGCACCGGCGGGCGCATCTGGACCCGGAGTGGGCACGCGAGCACCTGCCGTGGCACTACGACCACCACATGGGGAGGGACCAGAACGCGAACTGGTGCGTGACGTTCCCGCTCTTCGACTACGTGCTGGGCACGCGCAGGAAGTACCTGGGAGCACCCGCGATGGCCGAAGCCCGGGTTCCCGCCGCCTGA